A genomic stretch from Triplophysa dalaica isolate WHDGS20190420 chromosome 4, ASM1584641v1, whole genome shotgun sequence includes:
- the f2rl2 gene encoding proteinase-activated receptor 3: MFWKNLSRMWRVGVMLLLALLFKDSIQHSGYRYNATKNATFHPKTFSGRRLTVNETEFLNISIHQPVLNVNNNVFNHTAGFLSTRIIPSCYVLAILIGIPSNIFVLACLSGKSKLSGGILYISLAGSDLLLLVSLTLRVHYHFNNNSWAFGELACKIVTACFYGNIYCSIHAHMCISLMRYLAVVHPFLYRGLSKKYCAIWASLSVWVVFAIAMTPEFLVQQTYRISGQNIITCHDVQSYDEKSYLIPYRLSLICLGFILPSVVIIFVYGSILHHLSRSSRDWNLYIKASTLVFGIFLLCFTPSSIIHFLHYVRLYTQGQDDLYHYFRVAVCLCSLHGCLDPFLYYVLSKTLTVQPKFRSFSCGPLTASSIVQGLVDLK, from the exons ATGTTCTGGAAAAATCTTTCACGCATGTGGAGAGTAGGTGTGATGCTATTGTTGGCACTATTGTTTAAGGATTCAATCCAACATTCGG GTTACAGATACAATGCTACaaaaaatgcaacatttcatccaaaaacattttcaggaaGAAGGCTAACGGTGAATGAAACAGAGTTTTTAAACATATCCATCCACCAGCCtgttttaaatgtcaataataatgttttcaaCCACACTGCTGGATTTCTGAGCACTAGAATTATCCCATCTTGCTATGTTTTGGCGATCCTTATTGGAATCCCCTCCAATATCTTTGTGCTGGCTTGCCTCAGTGGAAAAAGCAAACTTTCCGGTGGTATCCTGTACATCAGCCTGGCAGGTTCTGACCTTCTCCTGCTAGTTTCTCTAACACTTCGAGTGCATTAtcactttaacaacaacagctGGGCCTTTGGAGAGCTTGCCTGCAAGATAGTGACAGCCTGCTTTTATGGGAACATCTACTGCTCCATACATGCCCATATGTGCATTAGTTTAATGCGCTACCTTGCAGTGGTTCATCCATTCCTGTACAGGGGACTTTCCAAAAAATACTGCGCAATCTGGGCCAGTTTAAGCGTCTGGGTGGTTTTTGCTATTGCTATGACACCGGAGTTTCTGGTTCAACAGACCTACCGCATTTCAGGGCAGAACATCATAACATGCCACGACGTCCAGTCATACGATGAAAAATCTTACTTGATTCCATATAGACTAAGTCTCATCTGCCTTGGATTCATCTTACCATCAGTAGTTATCATCTTTGTTTACGGATCTATCCTTCATCACCTCAGTCGCTCCAGCCGTGACTGGAATCTCTACATCAAGGCCAGCACGCTGGTGTTTGGGatatttttactgtgttttaccCCAAGTAGCATAATTCACTTTTTACACTATGTGAGGCTGTACACACAGGGTCAGGATGACTTGTATCATTACTTCAGAGTAGCAGTATGTCTTTGCTCTCTGCATGGCTGTCTGGACCCCTTCCTCTACTATGTGTTATCAAAGACTTTAACTGTCCAACCCAAGTTTAGATCTTTTAGCTGTGGACCTCTGACGGCTTCATCCATTGTGCAAGGCCTGGTGGATTTAAAATAG